One genomic segment of Rivularia sp. PCC 7116 includes these proteins:
- a CDS encoding ATP-binding protein, with the protein MFKQAYSKLPLKAKILLPLLLVFMSIWTLGTISFGYFFTQRLEGKLKAETKGVASLVTDTLEREKKLLFLKARWIADSKEVSQLVVQKDKAALLRTLLPLKESLQLDLITIIDTDGGILAQVKQKEIISVKLDNAAMNQAASLGIDYFNVIATQDNTASLLIGLTSVKSTEKILGGVIAGTIIDDEVLTRIRSNAEPHLVKIQNEQVTASTLSSAKSNYWQAPKTKSRPQKVNIAGENYIAYSVAIIGLDNTVSKLVLLNSVASLEKTQQKMWMSITIFSIVVAIIFSFVVFKVITLVTNRIIYLTEATNIIANGDFSTCIDVDGNDEISILAKSFNYMSGQLALLLQKQKEINEELEKNNQTLEHRVESRTLELNEKNTYLEETLQELQRTQAQVIQSEKMSSLGQMVAGVAHEINNPVSFVHGNLEPACEYAQDLIKIIELYQQHYPEPVEEIQEEIEAVELDFLKEDFVKLLDSMQNGTERIKEIVLSLRNFSRLDESEFKQVDIHEGIDSTLLILQNRFKSKPEHPEIAIIKQYSSLPKVDCYAGQLNQVFMNILVNAIDALEDEINKNENINKTFNPQIRVSTELFDNQNIVIRIADNGSGIPPNVQSKLFDPFFTTKEVGKGTGLGLSISYQIIVDKHHGKLSCESSERGTEFIIEIPISQN; encoded by the coding sequence ACTTTTAGTTTTTATGAGTATCTGGACTTTGGGAACAATTAGCTTCGGCTATTTCTTTACCCAGCGTCTAGAAGGAAAGCTCAAAGCCGAGACAAAAGGAGTTGCTTCTTTAGTTACAGATACTTTAGAGCGCGAAAAAAAACTATTATTTTTGAAGGCAAGATGGATAGCTGACTCAAAAGAAGTTTCTCAGCTAGTAGTGCAAAAAGATAAAGCTGCATTATTAAGAACTTTATTACCCTTAAAAGAATCATTGCAACTGGATCTAATTACAATTATCGATACCGATGGTGGGATACTCGCACAAGTCAAGCAAAAAGAAATAATTTCAGTAAAGCTAGATAATGCAGCTATGAATCAAGCTGCTAGTCTTGGAATAGATTATTTTAATGTTATAGCAACACAAGATAATACAGCCTCCTTGCTAATTGGTTTAACTTCGGTAAAATCTACTGAAAAAATTTTAGGGGGAGTTATTGCCGGGACTATAATTGATGATGAGGTTTTGACTCGTATCCGTTCTAATGCAGAACCACATTTGGTTAAAATCCAAAATGAACAAGTAACTGCATCCACTTTAAGCAGTGCTAAAAGTAATTATTGGCAAGCTCCAAAAACTAAATCGCGACCACAAAAAGTTAATATAGCAGGTGAAAATTATATTGCTTATTCTGTAGCAATTATTGGATTAGACAATACAGTCTCAAAGCTAGTATTGCTTAATTCCGTTGCATCTTTAGAGAAAACTCAACAGAAAATGTGGATGAGTATCACAATTTTTTCTATAGTTGTTGCAATTATCTTTAGCTTTGTTGTATTCAAAGTAATAACGTTGGTTACGAATCGAATTATTTATTTAACCGAAGCAACCAATATAATAGCTAACGGTGACTTTTCGACTTGTATTGATGTAGATGGAAATGATGAAATTAGCATTTTAGCTAAAAGTTTCAACTACATGAGCGGTCAACTTGCTTTATTGTTACAAAAGCAAAAAGAAATAAATGAAGAATTAGAAAAAAATAACCAAACTCTAGAGCATCGAGTAGAATCAAGAACTTTAGAGTTAAATGAGAAAAATACATATCTTGAAGAAACTTTGCAGGAATTACAACGTACTCAAGCCCAAGTAATTCAAAGCGAGAAGATGTCTTCTCTCGGACAAATGGTTGCAGGTGTAGCTCACGAAATTAATAACCCCGTCAGCTTTGTACATGGTAATCTCGAACCTGCCTGCGAATACGCTCAAGATTTAATTAAAATTATCGAACTCTATCAACAACATTATCCAGAGCCAGTAGAAGAAATTCAAGAAGAAATCGAAGCTGTTGAACTAGATTTTCTCAAAGAAGATTTTGTGAAATTGCTTGATTCGATGCAAAATGGAACCGAAAGAATTAAAGAGATAGTTTTATCGCTGCGAAATTTCTCCCGACTTGATGAATCAGAATTTAAACAAGTAGATATCCATGAAGGTATTGATAGTACCTTACTAATTTTACAAAATCGTTTTAAATCGAAACCCGAACATCCCGAAATTGCAATCATTAAACAATATTCTTCCCTACCAAAAGTTGATTGTTATGCCGGACAATTAAATCAGGTGTTCATGAATATTCTGGTGAATGCAATTGATGCATTAGAAGATGAAATTAATAAAAATGAAAATATAAATAAAACTTTTAATCCTCAAATTCGAGTTTCTACAGAACTATTTGATAATCAAAATATTGTGATTCGCATTGCTGATAATGGTTCGGGAATCCCGCCAAATGTTCAATCGAAATTATTCGATCCATTCTTTACAACTAAAGAAGTTGGTAAAGGTACGGGATTGGGTTTATCTATTAGCTATCAAATTATAGTAGATAAACATCACGGTAAGTTATCTTGTGAATCCTCCGAGCGAGGTACAGAATTTATTATTGAAATTCCGATTAGTCAGAATTAA